Proteins encoded by one window of Cylindrospermum stagnale PCC 7417:
- the psbA gene encoding photosystem II q(b) protein has translation MTTTLQQRSSANVWDRFCEWITSTENRIYIGWFGVLMIPTLLAATTCFIIAFIAAPPVDIDGIREPVAGSLIYGNNIISGAVVPSSNAIGLHFYPIWEAASLDEWLYNGGPYQLVIFHFLIGCACYLGRQWELSYRLGMRPWICVAYSAPLASATAVFLIYPIGQGSFSDGMPLGISGTFNFMIVFQAEHNILMHPFHMLGVAGVFGGSLFSAMHGSLVTSSLVRETTETESLNYGYKFGQEEETYNIVAAHGYFGRLIFQYASFNNSRQLHFLLAAWPVIGIWFTALGVSTMAFNLNGFNFNQSIIDSQGRVIGTWADVINRANLGMEVMHERNAHNFPLDLAAADVAPVALTAPAING, from the coding sequence ATGACCACAACCTTACAACAGCGCTCCAGCGCCAACGTATGGGATCGCTTTTGCGAATGGATCACCAGCACCGAAAACCGGATTTATATCGGTTGGTTCGGCGTGTTGATGATTCCTACCCTACTGGCTGCAACCACCTGCTTCATCATCGCCTTCATCGCTGCGCCTCCCGTTGACATCGACGGTATCCGTGAGCCAGTAGCAGGTTCCTTGATTTACGGAAACAACATCATTTCCGGTGCGGTTGTTCCTTCCTCCAACGCTATCGGTTTACACTTCTACCCAATCTGGGAAGCAGCTTCCTTAGATGAGTGGTTGTACAACGGCGGTCCTTACCAACTGGTAATTTTCCACTTCTTGATCGGATGCGCTTGCTACCTCGGTCGTCAGTGGGAACTATCTTACCGCTTGGGAATGCGTCCTTGGATCTGCGTAGCTTACTCTGCACCTTTGGCATCTGCTACAGCAGTATTCTTGATCTACCCAATTGGTCAAGGTTCATTCTCCGACGGTATGCCTTTGGGGATCTCCGGAACATTCAACTTCATGATTGTGTTCCAAGCTGAACATAACATCCTGATGCACCCCTTCCACATGTTAGGTGTAGCTGGTGTATTCGGTGGAAGCTTATTCTCAGCAATGCACGGTTCACTCGTAACTTCTTCCTTAGTTCGGGAAACAACCGAAACCGAATCCTTGAACTACGGTTACAAGTTCGGACAAGAAGAAGAAACCTACAACATCGTTGCAGCCCACGGCTACTTCGGTCGCTTAATCTTCCAATACGCCTCATTCAACAACAGCCGTCAACTACACTTCTTGTTGGCAGCATGGCCTGTAATCGGCATCTGGTTCACCGCTTTGGGTGTGAGCACAATGGCTTTCAACCTCAACGGTTTCAACTTCAACCAATCAATCATTGATTCTCAAGGTCGCGTCATCGGTACATGGGCTGACGTCATCAACCGCGCTAACCTGGGTATGGAAGTGATGCACGAGCGTAACGCTCACAACTTCCCTCTAGACTTGGCTGCTGCTGATGTTGCTCCCGTAGCTCTGACTGCTCCTGCAATCAACGGTTAA
- the psbA gene encoding photosystem II q(b) protein, whose product MTATLQRRESANVWDRFCEFITSTNNRLYIGWFGVLMIPTLLAATTCFIVAFIAAPPVDIDGIREPVAGSLMYGNNIISGAVVPSSNAIGLHFYPIWEAASLDEWLYNGGPYQLVVFHFLIGVFCYLGREWELSYRLGMRPWICLAFSAPVAAATAVFLIYPIGQGSFSDGMPLGISGTFNFMIVFQAEHNILMHPFHMLGVAGVFGGSLFSAMHGSLVTSSLVRETTETESLNYGYKFGQEEETYNIVAAHGYFGRLIFQYASFNNSRQLHFLLAAWPVIGIWFTALGVSTMAFNLNGFNFNQSIIDSQGRVIGTWADVINRANLGMEVMHERNAHNFPLDLAAADVAPVALTAPAING is encoded by the coding sequence ATGACCGCAACCTTACAACGCCGCGAAAGCGCCAACGTATGGGATCGCTTCTGCGAATTCATTACCAGCACCAATAACCGTCTATATATCGGTTGGTTCGGTGTCTTAATGATCCCCACCTTACTAGCTGCTACTACCTGCTTCATCGTCGCTTTCATCGCCGCTCCCCCCGTTGACATCGACGGTATCCGCGAGCCAGTTGCAGGTTCCTTAATGTACGGAAACAACATCATCTCCGGTGCAGTTGTTCCTTCTTCTAACGCTATCGGTTTGCACTTCTACCCCATTTGGGAAGCAGCTTCCTTAGATGAGTGGTTGTACAACGGCGGTCCTTACCAATTGGTAGTTTTCCACTTCTTAATCGGCGTATTCTGTTACCTCGGTCGTGAATGGGAACTTTCCTACCGCTTAGGTATGCGTCCTTGGATTTGCCTAGCTTTCTCTGCACCTGTTGCAGCCGCTACCGCAGTCTTCTTAATCTACCCAATTGGTCAAGGTTCATTCTCCGACGGTATGCCTTTGGGTATCTCTGGAACATTTAACTTCATGATTGTGTTCCAAGCTGAACACAACATCCTAATGCACCCCTTCCACATGTTGGGAGTAGCTGGTGTATTCGGTGGTTCCTTGTTCTCAGCAATGCACGGTTCACTCGTAACTTCTTCCTTGGTTCGTGAAACAACTGAAACCGAATCCTTGAACTACGGTTACAAGTTCGGACAAGAAGAAGAAACCTACAACATCGTTGCTGCTCACGGTTACTTCGGTCGCTTAATCTTCCAATACGCATCATTCAACAACAGCCGTCAACTACACTTCTTGTTGGCAGCATGGCCTGTAATCGGCATCTGGTTCACCGCTTTGGGTGTAAGCACAATGGCTTTCAACTTGAACGGTTTCAACTTCAACCAATCAATCATTGATTCTCAAGGTCGCGTCATCGGTACATGGGCTGATGTGATCAACCGCGCTAACCTGGGTATGGAAGTGATGCACGAGCGTAACGCTCACAACTTCCCCCTAGACTTGGCTGCTGCTGATGTTGCTCCCGTAGCTCTGACTGCTCCTGCAATCAACGGTTAA
- the aroC gene encoding chorismate synthase: MGSTFGHLFRITTFGESHGGGVGVVIDGCPPQLEISAEEIQVELDRRRPGQSKITTPRKEADTCEILSGVFEGKTLGTPIAILVRNKDTRPQDYDEMAQKYRPSHADATYDAKYGIRNWQGGGRSSARETIGRVAAGAIAKKILRQVANIEIIAYVKRIKDLEGIVDPNTVTLEQVESNIVRCPDGETATRMIELIEQTGRQGDSIGGVVECVARNVPKGLGEPVFDKLEADIAKAVMSLPASKGFEIGSGFAGTLLTGIEHNDEFYIDEQGEIRTVTNRSGGIQGGISNGENIILRVAFKPTATIRKEQKTVTREGEETLLAAKGRHDPCVLPRAVPMVDAMVALVLCDHLLRQQAQCKVL, translated from the coding sequence ATGGGCAGCACTTTTGGTCATCTATTTCGCATTACTACTTTTGGCGAGTCCCACGGCGGCGGTGTGGGGGTTGTGATTGATGGTTGTCCTCCACAACTGGAAATTTCGGCTGAAGAAATTCAAGTAGAACTAGATAGAAGGCGTCCTGGACAAAGTAAAATTACGACTCCCCGCAAGGAAGCGGATACCTGCGAAATATTGTCTGGGGTATTTGAGGGAAAAACTTTAGGAACACCAATTGCAATTTTAGTGCGGAACAAAGATACTCGTCCCCAAGATTACGACGAGATGGCGCAAAAGTATCGCCCTTCCCACGCAGATGCGACTTATGATGCTAAATATGGGATTAGAAATTGGCAAGGTGGCGGCAGGTCGTCAGCGCGTGAGACAATAGGAAGAGTGGCAGCGGGTGCGATCGCTAAAAAGATTCTCCGTCAAGTCGCCAATATCGAAATTATCGCTTACGTCAAGCGCATCAAAGACTTAGAAGGCATAGTAGATCCTAACACCGTCACCTTAGAACAAGTGGAAAGCAACATTGTCCGCTGTCCAGATGGCGAAACTGCCACGCGCATGATTGAATTAATTGAACAAACTGGCAGACAAGGTGATTCCATCGGCGGTGTAGTAGAATGTGTGGCGCGAAATGTGCCCAAAGGTTTAGGCGAACCAGTTTTTGATAAATTGGAAGCAGATATAGCGAAAGCTGTAATGTCTCTTCCTGCGAGTAAAGGTTTTGAAATTGGTTCCGGTTTTGCAGGAACCCTGTTAACAGGAATTGAACATAACGACGAATTTTATATTGACGAACAAGGGGAAATCCGCACTGTAACTAATCGTTCTGGCGGTATTCAAGGGGGAATTTCCAACGGCGAAAACATCATTTTGCGAGTTGCATTTAAACCCACAGCCACAATTAGAAAAGAGCAAAAAACAGTAACTCGTGAAGGTGAAGAAACCCTATTAGCTGCCAAAGGACGCCATGATCCTTGTGTGCTACCCCGCGCTGTGCCAATGGTTGACGCGATGGTAGCTTTGGTTTTGTGCGATCATCTATTGCGGCAACAGGCACAATGTAAGGTGTTATAG
- the cofG gene encoding 7,8-didemethyl-8-hydroxy-5-deazariboflavin synthase subunit CofG: MALHSSRSVTYSPAYTIVPTYECFNRCTYCNFRSEPGKSPWMSLEAAERILQQLQSQKICEILILSGEVHPHSSRRQAWFQRIYDLCDLALAMGFLPHTNAGPLSLAEMEKLKDVNVSMGLMLEQLTPTLLNTVHRHAPSKLPEVRMQQLEWAGELQIPFTTGLLLGIGETVDDCWETLTAISNVHERYHHIQEVILQPHSPGNQQSFDAPPFDPHQLPAVIAKAREILPADITIQIPPNLVKDAGWLLACLAAGARDLGGIGPKDEVNPDYPHVQEEALREILQPAGWELVPRLPVYPQFDDWLGGELALGVKRWRENLTPQPPSLLGKGECRDVL, encoded by the coding sequence ATGGCTTTACATAGTTCACGCAGCGTTACATACAGCCCAGCCTATACAATCGTCCCTACTTATGAGTGCTTTAACCGCTGCACCTACTGCAACTTTCGCAGCGAACCGGGTAAGAGTCCCTGGATGAGTCTTGAGGCGGCGGAAAGGATATTGCAACAACTGCAAAGCCAAAAAATCTGTGAAATTCTCATTCTCAGCGGTGAGGTACACCCCCATTCATCCAGGCGTCAAGCGTGGTTTCAGCGGATTTATGATTTGTGTGATTTAGCTCTAGCGATGGGGTTTTTACCGCATACCAACGCTGGGCCACTGAGTTTGGCGGAGATGGAAAAGCTGAAGGATGTAAATGTTTCGATGGGTTTGATGTTGGAACAGTTGACGCCAACACTATTAAATACTGTGCATCGTCACGCGCCGAGTAAGTTACCAGAGGTGAGGATGCAACAATTAGAATGGGCGGGAGAGTTGCAGATTCCCTTTACCACAGGGTTACTTTTGGGAATTGGGGAAACTGTTGATGATTGCTGGGAAACGTTGACAGCTATATCTAATGTGCATGAACGCTACCATCACATTCAAGAAGTGATTCTGCAACCCCACAGTCCGGGAAATCAGCAAAGCTTTGATGCACCGCCTTTTGACCCCCATCAGCTACCAGCGGTGATTGCTAAAGCACGGGAAATTTTACCCGCAGATATTACAATTCAAATTCCGCCGAATTTAGTCAAGGATGCCGGCTGGTTACTCGCTTGTTTAGCTGCTGGTGCGAGGGATTTGGGGGGAATTGGCCCGAAGGATGAAGTAAATCCTGATTATCCTCATGTTCAAGAGGAGGCTTTGAGAGAAATTTTACAACCTGCGGGGTGGGAATTGGTGCCACGTTTGCCGGTGTATCCGCAGTTTGATGACTGGTTGGGGGGAGAGTTGGCGCTGGGGGTGAAGCGGTGGAGGGAGAACCTAACCCCCCAACCCCCTTCCCTGCTAGGGAAGGGGGAGTGTAGAGATGTTTTATGA